The Chelonia mydas isolate rCheMyd1 chromosome 1, rCheMyd1.pri.v2, whole genome shotgun sequence nucleotide sequence atcgtaaatttcatgatttcagatatttaaatctgaaatttcacagttttgtaattgtaggggtcatGACGCAAAAAGgagttgtttttttggggggggggcggatcgCAAGCTTATTGTAGGGGGGATGTTGTACCACTACCCATatgtctgtgctgctggtggtgtcggtgctgccttcagagctggctggctggagagcgacggctgctggccaggagcccagctctgaaggcagaacaacccacagcagcaacacagaataaggatggcatggtatggtattgccacccttacttctgtgctgctgccttcagagcagccaCCACTATCTGGCcgcccagctccaaaggcagcgcagaagtaagggtggcaatactgcaatcctcccacccccagcaaccaccttttgggtcaggatcccgtTTGAGAAACACGGGTCTCCCCcattaaatctgtatagtataggataaaagcacacaagagaccagattaaggtccgtgatgcgtttttcatggctgtgaatttggtaggaccctagaTATAgttaagcaggactcaagtttaaACTATATAaaggggtccaaaaggaagttctttggaacctaactccaggacacagcccaagaGCACaactgccagacctcaacaccctgccaaccATACTGTGCAGAAGTTGGAGGAGTcccagatgacctgatcctgactggccaccaggaaaagttcatctgccttattgggagtggtgagcactgtatggtgtgtgtgttcgttctgctttggtaactgttaataaaGAAATTAAGATTATCACTGTGCAAGGCTCTTTCACTAGTAAAAGGCTCCGCAAACCTGCAGAAGATTACTCCCTGAGCCCTATGAACTGGGTATGGGTGGCCCTGAACCCTAAGAACTGAGTAAGGGTAGGTGCCTTTTGCCCTAGAAAGGGTGGGGGTGTCTAAATTAACCAAGTTACGACTTGAGCCCACAGAAGGGTAAGGGTGAGGTGCCTTAGGGTAACACCATGAATGTCAGTCAGCATTGGATATTCTGGCAAGAATTATATTTACTATAATAATTGGAGAAAATCAAAGGTGAACTGCTTCTAGCCTGAAGATGGTGCCATGACATCATTCATCTACTCCTCAGATAAGTAACCCCATTAGCATTTCTAGACTTATGGGCAGTTTCAACATCAGCTGGTAATTAGACTGCCAAAAGGTTTTTCTTTCTACTAAGTTAATTCTAGTCCATTCCATTTATAGCAATACTGAGACTCTGCTGGAATTGTGGaataaattcacaaaatgttattCCTATTTTCAATTCAGTAATGTAAACAGCTACTTTCATTTCGCTACTAACCCTGTCTCATAGAAGTTACAAGATTTTTCAAGTTCCATAAAGTTTCAGAGTACTTACTTGTGATGGCTGCTGCTGTGAcgatgatggtggtggtggtggtgatggtgtttCGAATGATGCTGGTCTTTCTCAGCAAGAGACGAGGATGACGAATTAGAATGTGAAGACCCTAGGCTCTTCCTCTGTTCCTTTGTCTTCTGCAGTACTCTCTTGTAGGACAGTGTGCAAAGCCAACACAACAGCTTCCCATCAACCTTTTaggaaaaaattcacaaaaaaagtGGGCAACTGTACTTAGTACTAGGAGAAAGATatctctggaggaaaaaaaatcttactttatCTATTATCCCTGTGCAAGTCAGTCTTAATTGGTTTGATTAGAATTCTTTTGGCTAGATTACCACTACTGGGACTCCAGAACATGGATTTTATTCTTTAATAGACACAAAAAAGATAGAAATACACAGTAACAGTCCATTTTTGTGccgcaatatttttttttttttttacactatacaCTGTGGGATGTGGCAATGAAGGCCAGTAGTTACCTTCTACAATAAATGACATCAAATGAAGTCAACTCAATATAGTGCATCATTTTTTCTAGTTAAGTTACACTTCTGAAAAGTGAATCCTCTCCTCTTCAGCATTTTAGTTGCCCTGTAAAAATGGCTATAACATGTGTTGGACATATATCAAATATTCCTCCCCCAATGCCAACCCCTCTCTCCactaaaaaaagaggaaaatccCTACTCCTAAGTAAATTTTTACTTTCGGCATCATGCAGCCACTCAAGTCTTCTTTACTCAGGGCAGCATCAGCCAGCCTAAACCAGCTGCAATACAAACCAAGTAAATTATTTTGTAGTAGTTAAGGAGAAAAGAAGTCTCTTGTTGACAGCACTGTTCTGGAGTTCAATTAAAAAACGTGATCACCCATAATGTCATTTCACCATTGCTTTCTGGACAAATGGTTTTGGCAATTGCCCCTCTAAGAAATTAAAATACACAGCTCTGTGGAGAGCAGTCTCTTTCCTCTCTTCAGCTATATTCTATGGTTAAAAGGAACTCTTTCAAACTGAAGGATCGGACAAGGTGGAAGTGACAGATCCAAGCTAAGGAAATTTGTAGCGTTGAAGGttagggtgaaaaaaaaaaaaaaaaaaaaccaaaaaaccagacTACTCAACTGCCATGGTCAGATTATTTTTGGCTTGTAAAAAAAGAATgaattttattccagaataagtcaATAGAGAAGCATCAAATCTCCATGACTCAGAAGTTTAATACAAAATGCTGTGTCAGATCTTTGTTAGAAAACCTAATGAAATTCTCTTTATACCACATTGCTATTCGGGAAATTAACTCCTGCTATTTTTGAAGAGGGAAATATTTCAAATGGTATCTTTCGTTTTCAGACCCAGCCTTTACAGTACCACCACAACAAAGCATACCTTCCTTCTTCCCTCCTCTTTGCGATCAAAAGCACATTGCTGCTTGCACTGTTCACATGTCTGAGGTGGTCCATATTTCTTTTCTGAATTTGTGCAACGCTGGCATTTTGTGCCAATAAATGCTGCAATAATATTACAGTACTGACAAGGCTTGGGCTGAAAAACAATGGAGAACTAGAaattagtacattttaaaatgcttaacaaATTAGCAttacaattattaaaaataatcatgcTTCTAAACTAGTCTTTAGAACTTGAAGTTAAGAACAGTAGGAAAATTTGATATTTAAATCAATGATGGCCCTAgtttttttgatttgttttaaagtgaTGCTAGCTCAACCGAGACAAAAATAAACAGTGTTTTGCACACAAACTTGCGTACATGCTCTGTGAAAGAAGTGCATAAGTTTTTTTGGATGTTGCCTTCTCCAATTTACGAGGTCAAACATTTTTTCTGTCATTGAGAAATCTACCTAAATCTAAAAAAGAGTAATTAGATCATTTGCACTTCTCTGAAGGTTTCTGACAACAATGAAGACCCTTCAAATAGCCAAGGGACTTGAGCACTGCAGAACTTCGGAGCACTGCAGGCACAGGCTTCAGATATAATGCCTGCTCCTACAACCCTATGGGGAGTAAAACAAACCTTCAGCTAACTAAAGGTCAGTTAACGGAGTTTAACCTTTACTATAAAATGAAGCCAATAAAGACACAATTAGAAACTAAAATTAATCAGTTTCTAAAAAATTCCCTTCTAGTTCATATATGACCTTATTTTGCTTTGAGGCGGTTTCCTTTTTTGATAAAATATTGCCCAAGTGTTGGTGCATCTATATGATGCTTGGTGAGATGTATTACAATCCTTTAGAACTTCCAAAAGAGATCCTACTTTATCCAGTTTAAGTTTACAAAGAGCTGGGTAAATTACATGCTGGTAATTTTTAAACTGAACTAGTCCTATAAATTGAATCTCGCGTAAAAATGTGTTAATCTAAGGGCACAGTTTACAAGATTTAAGTGCTTCTGTTCACATGAGAAATTGCTATGCATTACCAACAATGCCTTCTCTAAAAGCATACAGTGCAATTTAACGTAAATACTGTTTATTAATATGGATTCAAATATTACACACAAATCTTTTCTAACACACCACTAAGTTAGAACTAAAGATGAGGAAATATAAACCATTCCTACAGTAATATTAACCAGCCCACATTACACAAGTAGAATTTGATGGCATACTTGACAGCACAGTGGAGTCAACATTCCTTCAGGAACCTTCATTTTTGTATTATGTTAGTAATGGAACCTTCATAGTGCATAACCAGATTTTCACCTTGAgtagctcattaaaaaaatagcaaGGGGACACTAAGTCTCTCGGATAGCTAGCAGCATATCTTGTCAAGTGAGCATTTATGAAAACATGCAGGGATTTACCACGTACATATAAAATGCACACAGACTTTAATTTCTACCACATGTGCAGGATGAACTCCTTTCCATGATTCATAACTATCAAACTTGGTTGTGAATTACCCTGAATTAATAGTTTCAAActgaaccattttttaaaatttttataacTGGGAAAAAACCTCCAATAGCTGAGGGTTTTTTCCTTAAGCTTTTCAGAGGATTTTTCTTAGGTCAGAGAGTAAGAACAGAAACTTTCATTCCAAAAGattaatttttcagaaagtgtgtgtgtgtgtgtgtgtgtgtgtgtgtaaaatagtgtctataactgaaaatattttacaaactgaACTAGTAATAATCTAAATAAGTTTATAATACCAAAATACATGCAACTCTTTGCAACATCTTTTGCATTTCAAGAccaactgaaacaaaaatgtatgtatatttgaCAATGAACTGCAAACTCACCGTTCCAAACTGCTTCACGTTTTGGGCACATTTCTTGCATATTGTGTTAGTTTTGCTAAAGAGAAGATTTTGCAAAGTTGAATTTAACAAGCACAAACTTTCAAATTCTTTCCCATATGCAATTACAATATGCATGCAAATATAAGCTACACCCAATGTCTAGTTAAAGCAAACCAGGTATGGAGGGAGTCTGCCTTCTTTTATGTTTATATAGTACATTTGGGACACTACAGAAAGCAAGTTATTGTGGCTGTTTAATGCCAACTCACAGAATTCACTTCCAAAAGcctaatattttcattaataattatATGCATTATTGCAACACATGATTTAAGACACAGCTTTTCTCTGAAGGTATTATTGATAATCCACAGCAATGTTTGTGAATTTGGGATTTTAGCCACACACATGAAGGAAGTGTTTTGTGTCAATTGAATACTCCTTCCTGAAGGCTGAAATAGTTTCAGAACACATACATACCTCTCTTGTTGGAATTCGGATCGGCAATAAGTACATTTTACAATGGGATGTGCAATTCGACATTCCTGAAAGAAAAAAGTCAGTAACTATTTATCAAAGCGAACAAACATGACATTACAAGTTAGTCTCATCTGACTTCTTAAGATACCTTTTATATATTGTTATTGTATACATCCATTGATGTTTGAGTGGTTAAAAAAAACTACACACAGAATAGTTTTTCCTACAACTTGCTTTCCGCCATTTAGTTTTGTAGCAACTGTCTGATGTAACAGATTCAATAAAGAACATATCCCCCTTTTTTCCACAGGAAGCAGAATGCAGAAAGCGTGAGGGGGCTATGAAGTTTATCATAAAATAGAAAATGATTTCTGAAGTATTTTACAAGGAGGGATGTTTAAAACCCACCGTTATCATTTTCTTCCAGGTACAGCTAAACAGGGGATTAGCGTGACTAATGCTCAACAATGGTGTGAGGGCGAACGTAAGTGCTAGTATATAACCATAGCCCAGAAGTGCCCCTATGCCCTGGCCAGCCCCAAATGGCACTGCATCCTGGCTCACTCAGGCTGTAGCTCTAGGCAAGACCCGTGAGCAGAGCCAGACGCTGGGGGTGCAGCTGGTTTTGTAAACTGGTTGCGAGAGCTCGAGTCGGCTCATCCCTTCACCAGGGCAAAAAGGCCCCTTTGGGCATCACCCGAAGCTGGGGAACTTCCTGTCCTGAACAAGGTGCAGCCTCAGCATTACAgacggggcaggcagggagcggaTGTGGTAGAGCCAGAAACCCTGTGCCCAGTAACAGCCCCCCCTCAGCCCTTCTTCTTCCCCCGCTCAGGCCCCCCCTTCGCCTCCAACTTCTCCCCCCGTCCCCagtcacccctcctgc carries:
- the FAM76B gene encoding protein FAM76B isoform X7, with translation MAAAAAPALYACTKCNQRYPFEELSQGQQLCKECRIAHPIVKCTYCRSEFQQESKTNTICKKCAQNVKQFGTPKPCQYCNIIAAFIGTKCQRCTNSEKKYGPPQTCEQCKQQCAFDRKEEGRRKVDGKLLCWLCTLSYKRVLQKTKEQRKSLGSSHSNSSSSSLAEKDQHHSKHHHHHHHHHRHSSSHHKISNLSPEQDQGLWKQSHKSSAAIQNETPKKKPKLESKPSNGDSSSINQSADSGGTDNFVLISQLKEEVMSLKRLLQQRDQTILEKDKKLTELKADFQYQESNLRTKMNSMEKAHKETVEQLQE